One segment of Radiobacillus kanasensis DNA contains the following:
- a CDS encoding ABC transporter permease subunit has protein sequence MNLPNVETLKSKFRPKEEKNVEQERSKKQLRLAFTSLVRKEFTDYITSWRIIILLLIITLTCVGSLYTAVSTIKDAISASEDAKEIAKGSFLFLKLFTVSDGTLPPFITFVTFLGPLLGIALGFDAINSERNKGTLSRLMAQPIPRDYVLNAKFTAALLLNTVLFFALGFLVMAFGILIIGIPPTFEEFARVICFLLLCVAYIAFWLNLGILFSVRFRQAATSALSGIAVWIFFSMFYNMIIKLISKSMLNPENPTSQADVIEKQGTILNLMRLSPNYLFSESTTTMLSPSVRSLGPLTMEQTAGAVAGPLPLGQSLLLIWPQLTGLIAATMICFAISYVLFMKQEIRSN, from the coding sequence ATGAACCTGCCTAACGTGGAAACGTTGAAAAGCAAATTTCGTCCAAAGGAAGAAAAAAATGTAGAACAAGAGCGATCTAAAAAGCAACTTAGACTTGCTTTCACTTCACTAGTGCGAAAAGAGTTTACTGATTATATTACAAGCTGGAGGATTATTATTCTTCTGCTTATTATTACGCTTACTTGTGTGGGATCGTTATACACAGCGGTTTCCACGATTAAAGATGCGATATCAGCGTCAGAAGATGCGAAGGAGATAGCAAAAGGGTCCTTCTTGTTTCTGAAACTATTTACGGTTTCCGATGGAACGCTACCTCCATTTATCACGTTTGTTACGTTTCTAGGCCCTTTGCTAGGCATAGCTCTAGGATTCGATGCCATTAATTCCGAAAGAAATAAAGGAACACTAAGTCGATTAATGGCTCAACCGATTCCGAGAGACTATGTGTTAAATGCTAAATTTACAGCCGCTTTATTGCTAAATACGGTATTGTTTTTTGCATTAGGCTTCTTGGTCATGGCATTCGGAATATTGATTATAGGCATTCCGCCAACTTTTGAGGAGTTTGCTAGAGTTATTTGTTTCCTCCTGTTATGTGTCGCGTATATCGCTTTTTGGTTAAATCTGGGCATCCTGTTTTCCGTTCGATTCCGACAAGCCGCAACATCCGCTTTATCAGGAATTGCAGTTTGGATCTTTTTTAGTATGTTTTACAACATGATTATCAAACTAATTTCCAAGTCGATGCTAAATCCAGAAAATCCTACGAGCCAAGCGGATGTGATCGAGAAACAAGGAACGATATTGAACTTGATGAGACTTTCTCCGAACTATTTGTTTAGTGAGTCGACTACGACAATGCTATCCCCATCTGTTCGAAGTCTCGGACCACTAACAATGGAACAAACGGCAGGAGCAGTTGCGGGGCCACTTCCCTTAGGTCAAAGCCTATTATTAATTTGGCCACAACTCACCGGACTCATCGCTGCGACGATGATTTGTTTTGCCATTTCTTATGTACTGTTTATGAAACAAGAGATTCGATCGAATTAA
- a CDS encoding sensor histidine kinase — translation MSLKYKMIILFLLVILIPLNLLGMITYVQYSHTLKNQTYNYSTQIINQINQNIDQYVNELHRMTLLPLYDQEVLDILKRHKSDETYYYPYNSEIEKMNSFISTLKYKRQEIKGIQILTNNHSIFSNLGSSRLQPRSFNLEEESWYKEVKRADGESIIIAAHAPSYYIASNEKVFSVAKVLRDLTTHEHIGIIKIDIHLEYLQSLMEETHFSDDAMTIILDKQGNLIYQQIGDVYQHHPNNRAVINEEANLDLIREATNNLLNKIENSDDKTISYNGINYLPITENPSHSDIQSVVLIPEEEMLEESKNLRIFSIILIFIFVVITVILALLVTRKITSPIYDLRNKMVLAEEGNFNQQVAVHSNDEIGELSQGFNRMMEQINQLVKQVYQTELREKDAEIKALQSQINPHFIYNTLESINMMAITHGKYEISDMVSSLGKLIRYTVSQKESVIDVSEELEFVQSYLNIQQLRYEDRLEVEVHIPSHLWKAKIPKLTLQPILENAIVHGLDNGNTSGKISIDGWVENQIFYIRVSDNGEGMSKEQQQQLMNKLNAIEVEEGIGMNKHSGVALKNVHERIKLLFGKKFGLHIDSNIEQGTDVFIALPYKKRGE, via the coding sequence ATGTCTTTAAAATATAAAATGATTATCCTTTTTTTATTAGTTATTCTTATTCCTTTAAATCTATTAGGTATGATTACTTATGTACAGTACTCCCATACTCTCAAGAATCAAACATACAACTACTCCACTCAAATTATTAATCAAATCAATCAAAATATAGATCAATATGTCAATGAGCTTCATCGTATGACCTTACTGCCTCTCTATGATCAGGAAGTATTAGATATATTAAAAAGACATAAATCAGACGAGACCTATTATTACCCTTATAATAGTGAAATTGAAAAAATGAACTCTTTTATCTCAACCCTCAAATACAAAAGGCAAGAGATAAAGGGTATTCAAATTTTGACGAATAACCATAGTATCTTTAGTAACTTAGGCTCATCTCGACTCCAGCCCCGTTCTTTTAACTTAGAGGAAGAAAGCTGGTACAAAGAAGTGAAACGGGCGGATGGTGAATCTATTATTATTGCTGCACACGCGCCTTCTTATTACATTGCTTCCAATGAAAAGGTCTTTTCTGTGGCAAAGGTATTAAGAGATTTAACGACACATGAGCATATAGGAATTATAAAAATTGACATACATCTGGAATACTTGCAATCTCTTATGGAAGAAACACACTTCTCCGATGATGCGATGACCATTATACTCGATAAACAAGGAAATTTAATCTATCAGCAAATCGGTGACGTATATCAGCATCATCCAAACAACCGGGCGGTTATAAATGAAGAGGCGAACTTAGATTTGATAAGGGAAGCAACGAATAATCTCTTAAATAAAATTGAGAACAGTGATGACAAGACAATTTCTTACAATGGAATAAATTATTTACCCATTACGGAAAATCCTTCCCATTCAGACATCCAATCCGTAGTGTTAATTCCGGAAGAAGAAATGTTAGAGGAATCTAAGAACCTCCGTATCTTTTCTATTATTCTTATTTTCATTTTTGTCGTCATCACCGTTATTCTTGCTCTTTTGGTAACGAGAAAAATTACTTCTCCAATTTATGATTTGAGAAATAAAATGGTCTTGGCAGAAGAAGGGAACTTTAATCAACAGGTAGCCGTTCATTCCAATGATGAGATTGGAGAGCTTTCGCAAGGATTCAACCGGATGATGGAACAAATTAATCAACTAGTAAAGCAAGTGTATCAAACAGAATTAAGAGAAAAGGATGCGGAAATCAAGGCGTTGCAGAGCCAAATAAATCCACATTTTATCTATAACACACTTGAATCTATTAATATGATGGCGATTACCCATGGTAAATATGAAATATCCGATATGGTTTCCTCGCTTGGAAAATTAATTAGATATACGGTAAGCCAAAAGGAAAGCGTTATTGATGTAAGTGAGGAATTAGAGTTTGTCCAATCCTACTTAAATATTCAGCAACTACGTTATGAGGATCGTTTAGAAGTCGAAGTCCATATACCGAGTCATTTATGGAAGGCAAAAATACCAAAGCTCACCCTTCAACCTATCTTAGAAAATGCTATTGTACATGGACTAGATAATGGAAATACGTCCGGAAAGATCTCGATAGATGGTTGGGTGGAAAATCAAATCTTTTATATTAGAGTCAGCGATAATGGCGAAGGAATGTCTAAGGAACAGCAGCAACAGCTTATGAACAAGCTAAATGCTATAGAAGTAGAAGAAGGGATAGGAATGAATAAGCACTCTGGTGTGGCTTTAAAGAATGTTCATGAAAGGATAAAACTCTTATTCGGAAAAAAGTTCGGGCTCCATATTGATAGTAACATAGAGCAAGGAACAGATGTATTTATTGCGTTACCTTATAAAAAACGGGGGGAGTAA
- a CDS encoding response regulator transcription factor, translated as MFKVLVAEDEKIIRQGLQALITNLTNDFAISGEAEDGERALELLRHNPPDVLLTDIRMPKMDGLSLIEKAKEINPSLSIIIISGYDDFEYAKIGLKHGVHDYLLKPINRREFVKAMESVHQKLKGRDGLTSGTSEQSPSMNKISRYMWQNMDRDLSLSTISNLVHLHPGYFSQWFKKETGINFSEYLTDLRIKKAKQLLLETELKVYEVAELVGYQSEKHFLKTFKKRTEKTPSEYRHKRNVSTN; from the coding sequence ATGTTTAAAGTATTGGTTGCGGAGGATGAGAAGATTATTCGGCAAGGATTACAAGCGCTGATTACGAATCTTACTAATGACTTTGCAATATCGGGGGAAGCAGAGGATGGGGAGCGAGCACTTGAGTTACTACGTCATAATCCCCCTGATGTTTTGTTGACAGATATACGCATGCCCAAAATGGATGGATTATCCCTAATCGAGAAGGCGAAAGAAATAAATCCTTCTCTTAGCATCATCATTATTAGTGGCTACGACGATTTTGAATATGCCAAGATAGGATTAAAGCATGGGGTGCATGATTATTTATTAAAACCGATTAATCGTCGGGAGTTTGTAAAAGCGATGGAATCCGTTCATCAGAAATTAAAGGGAAGAGATGGTCTTACATCAGGTACAAGTGAACAAAGCCCAAGTATGAATAAGATTAGTAGATATATGTGGCAAAACATGGACCGGGATTTGTCTTTGTCCACTATATCGAACCTCGTTCACTTACATCCAGGCTATTTTAGTCAATGGTTCAAAAAAGAAACCGGAATTAATTTCTCAGAATATCTTACGGATCTAAGAATAAAAAAAGCAAAGCAATTATTATTAGAAACGGAATTGAAAGTGTATGAGGTTGCCGAATTGGTTGGATATCAAAGCGAAAAGCATTTTTTAAAAACATTTAAAAAGAGGACAGAAAAAACACCTTCCGAGTACAGACATAAGAGAAACGTATCTACAAACTGA
- a CDS encoding ABC transporter substrate-binding protein, whose product MKKFVLFLIIGLLALSACSSNETADSEENEKVEISFSMWGNDDHIAMYEKLLEEEFYPSHPNIKVNIETTPFADYQQNITVLAAGKELADIGWAAERMVPQFIDNGILKDLSALKEDSDFAFEDIIPGTLSQYEADGDLYGIPFSTPPHIVFYNKELFEKHGLETPVELEKKGEWTWETFEEAAKVIAQDEGVYGANMFREWNYWQNLLPHTWSYGGGMFSEDMKEFAWNSEAGEKTFGMLERMMFEDESHPKAGDQVAFEAGNVGMFFDVYSYISTARSIEDFTWDIAPIPSGPEGKFPLMGQAGYVMFEGTEHPEEAMEVIKFFASKEGMTTTSTFFAPPRNSVLQSDEFINQEGNPSRESMELAILNPTENARVLPIHKEWNEIDKEVLLGLDQLFGQTATPSELLDGMKERIDKHLSDSE is encoded by the coding sequence TTGAAGAAATTTGTCCTTTTTTTAATCATTGGTTTGTTAGCGCTTTCAGCTTGTAGTTCAAATGAAACGGCCGATTCGGAAGAAAACGAAAAAGTTGAGATTTCATTCTCCATGTGGGGGAATGATGATCACATTGCGATGTACGAAAAATTGTTAGAGGAAGAGTTTTATCCTTCTCATCCAAACATCAAAGTTAATATTGAAACAACTCCCTTTGCCGATTATCAACAAAACATAACGGTTTTAGCAGCAGGTAAAGAACTAGCTGATATTGGTTGGGCTGCAGAAAGAATGGTTCCTCAATTTATTGATAACGGTATTTTGAAGGATCTGTCTGCATTAAAAGAGGATAGTGATTTTGCTTTTGAAGACATAATTCCAGGAACATTAAGTCAATATGAAGCGGATGGAGACCTTTACGGTATCCCGTTCTCTACACCCCCACATATTGTGTTTTATAACAAGGAGTTGTTTGAAAAACATGGACTGGAAACTCCAGTAGAACTGGAGAAAAAAGGGGAATGGACGTGGGAGACTTTTGAAGAGGCTGCAAAAGTGATTGCACAAGATGAAGGAGTGTATGGGGCAAATATGTTCCGGGAGTGGAACTATTGGCAAAATCTCCTTCCTCACACTTGGTCTTATGGTGGAGGCATGTTTAGTGAGGACATGAAAGAATTTGCATGGAACTCTGAAGCTGGAGAAAAAACATTTGGTATGCTAGAACGAATGATGTTTGAAGATGAGTCACATCCAAAAGCTGGGGATCAGGTCGCTTTTGAAGCAGGCAATGTAGGAATGTTCTTCGATGTCTATAGCTACATTTCTACAGCTAGAAGTATTGAAGATTTTACATGGGACATTGCACCTATCCCGTCAGGACCTGAAGGTAAATTTCCTCTAATGGGGCAAGCAGGTTACGTCATGTTTGAGGGTACGGAGCATCCAGAGGAAGCAATGGAAGTGATTAAATTTTTTGCAAGTAAAGAAGGAATGACCACAACTTCCACTTTCTTTGCACCACCTCGAAATTCTGTTTTGCAATCTGACGAGTTTATTAATCAAGAAGGAAATCCTTCTCGTGAAAGCATGGAGTTAGCTATTTTAAATCCAACAGAAAATGCTAGGGTACTTCCTATTCACAAAGAATGGAATGAGATTGATAAAGAGGTTCTGCTAGGGTTGGATCAACTGTTTGGTCAGACTGCCACTCCAAGTGAACTTCTAGATGGAATGAAAGAACGTATCGATAAACATCTTTCAGACTCTGAATAA
- a CDS encoding FIMAH domain-containing protein, which translates to MNKIKALSISLCLSLVVFVGVSLLMTKPVSAEEKLEISDFPVFQYEKVIIDPEKMDYNPTGEFDFPTIIHAEKYFENPLGKYYMYYGPHDAPGGISMAYADSIEGPWTEYEHNPIVSREWEPHYSVSHVASAHPIWVEEEQKLFLYFHGENSKTRLATSEDGIHFEYEKIVVDTSDFDDISEASYARVFEYTIPSKQNKYVMLLMGNNHGTRRIYMAWSDDGRNWETQRTPFISPINKDEIDHKGNLSGAYYFPWKGKHYVTVHASSGNQYVVEVGENFDQEIHRGAYYTASDYFPENGRAASRAYIQEGDTIYMVYEVGQRGSTKIALAKSVPEEEQDDLGFVGIRVDQHVLQAGETIPLHIEAETKAGDPMDISSAQIDFVSSDVEVAEVRNGDIYGLKEGTVDLKARVTLEGTIVESNSVTIQVIPEGTYWNLLDEDFSDYEKGWTISKGTDTTGFVRQEDGYVHLLENSTNGRGTYHYLVKKDIEFPTDAFTFEFDARVNGSSNGNEVSIRVNNKLYSIFLTHDGEVGTVQDRLMSANHSISMDTSQFHTYRVVATTESSYDLYVDGKFVWSATAKSENSSNLIKIGSDSPASANMYIKSLKIGDGIHRPEKTASLERVEVTSEFTGISLGDVFQTDIHAFLNDETELPIEEATVKYGTSHPNIVTIDRDGIVKIDEPVGEVRSFEIWAEVDFKGKVVTSNSLDIRITPDYRLIQQTLLYFYKEEEIKHPMYKQLMNSLQQAMNHNNKGKTEQEINHLSRFLEQLHHPSKQKLLSSKAKSLLEQDINSLLKREQE; encoded by the coding sequence TTGAATAAAATTAAAGCGCTTTCCATTAGTTTATGTTTATCATTGGTTGTTTTTGTTGGTGTTTCGCTGTTGATGACTAAACCGGTATCTGCAGAAGAGAAGTTAGAGATCTCTGATTTTCCTGTGTTTCAATATGAAAAAGTCATTATTGATCCAGAGAAGATGGACTATAATCCAACTGGGGAATTTGATTTTCCTACCATCATCCACGCAGAAAAATACTTCGAAAATCCTCTTGGAAAATACTACATGTATTATGGACCTCATGATGCCCCAGGTGGGATTAGTATGGCTTATGCAGATTCCATAGAAGGGCCATGGACAGAGTACGAACATAATCCAATCGTAAGTCGAGAATGGGAACCACATTATTCTGTTTCTCATGTTGCCTCCGCTCATCCAATATGGGTAGAGGAGGAGCAGAAGTTATTTCTTTATTTCCATGGTGAGAATAGTAAAACAAGACTTGCTACTTCGGAGGATGGTATCCATTTTGAGTACGAAAAGATTGTAGTGGATACGTCCGATTTTGATGACATTAGTGAGGCATCTTATGCACGAGTCTTTGAATATACGATCCCATCTAAACAAAATAAATATGTCATGTTGCTAATGGGGAACAACCATGGAACAAGAAGGATTTATATGGCTTGGTCTGATGATGGACGGAATTGGGAAACACAGCGAACGCCATTTATTTCACCGATAAACAAAGATGAGATAGACCATAAAGGAAATCTTTCAGGGGCCTACTACTTTCCATGGAAAGGGAAACACTATGTGACGGTTCATGCTAGTTCAGGTAATCAGTATGTAGTGGAAGTGGGAGAGAATTTTGATCAAGAAATTCATCGTGGTGCCTATTACACAGCATCTGATTATTTTCCGGAAAACGGACGTGCTGCATCAAGGGCGTATATCCAAGAAGGCGATACAATCTATATGGTTTACGAGGTAGGACAACGAGGAAGTACGAAAATCGCCTTAGCAAAATCAGTACCGGAAGAGGAGCAAGATGACTTGGGCTTTGTGGGTATTCGAGTTGATCAACATGTTTTGCAGGCGGGAGAAACAATTCCTTTGCATATAGAAGCTGAAACAAAAGCTGGTGATCCAATGGATATTTCCTCTGCCCAAATCGATTTTGTTTCCTCGGATGTTGAAGTAGCCGAGGTTAGAAACGGAGATATATATGGGCTTAAAGAAGGTACAGTTGATCTAAAAGCACGAGTTACTTTAGAGGGTACCATTGTTGAATCTAATTCCGTTACGATACAAGTGATTCCAGAAGGTACCTATTGGAATCTGTTAGATGAGGATTTTTCGGACTATGAAAAGGGGTGGACTATTTCTAAAGGCACTGATACGACCGGGTTCGTCAGGCAAGAAGATGGATATGTTCACCTTTTGGAAAATAGTACGAATGGAAGAGGAACCTATCATTATTTAGTAAAAAAAGATATAGAGTTCCCAACAGATGCATTTACGTTCGAGTTTGATGCAAGAGTGAATGGATCGAGTAACGGCAATGAAGTGTCTATCCGGGTAAATAATAAACTATATTCGATTTTCTTAACTCATGATGGGGAAGTGGGTACAGTTCAAGATAGGTTGATGTCAGCTAACCACTCCATATCAATGGATACATCTCAATTTCATACCTATAGAGTGGTTGCAACAACGGAATCATCCTACGACCTCTATGTGGATGGAAAATTTGTATGGTCTGCAACGGCAAAATCAGAAAATAGTTCTAATCTCATAAAAATCGGTTCAGATAGCCCTGCTAGTGCTAATATGTATATCAAGTCTCTAAAAATAGGGGACGGTATCCATCGACCAGAGAAGACAGCTTCCTTGGAAAGGGTAGAAGTAACTTCTGAATTTACTGGTATCTCACTAGGAGATGTGTTTCAAACAGATATACATGCCTTTCTTAACGATGAAACAGAACTTCCAATTGAGGAGGCAACAGTAAAATACGGTACGTCTCATCCAAATATCGTTACCATAGATAGGGATGGAATAGTAAAGATTGATGAACCTGTAGGTGAAGTAAGGTCATTTGAGATATGGGCGGAGGTTGATTTTAAGGGAAAGGTTGTTACATCTAATTCCTTGGATATTCGTATTACTCCTGATTACAGATTAATTCAACAAACGCTTCTATATTTTTATAAGGAAGAAGAGATCAAGCACCCAATGTATAAGCAGCTCATGAACAGTCTTCAACAAGCAATGAACCACAATAATAAAGGTAAGACTGAACAGGAAATAAACCATCTAAGTAGATTTTTAGAGCAGCTTCATCATCCATCTAAGCAAAAATTGCTGTCTAGTAAAGCGAAATCATTATTAGAACAGGATATAAATAGTCTACTAAAAAGAGAACAAGAATAA